One stretch of Manis pentadactyla isolate mManPen7 chromosome 10, mManPen7.hap1, whole genome shotgun sequence DNA includes these proteins:
- the NUDT1 gene encoding oxidized purine nucleoside triphosphate hydrolase, which produces MGTSKLYTLVLVLQPQRVLLGMKKRGFGAGRWNGFGGKVEDGETIEEGAKRELQEESGLTVDTLQKVGQIMFEFVGEPELMEVHIFCTDSVQGTPTESDEMRPQWFQLDQIPFSNMWPDDSYWFPLLLQGKKFLGYFKFRGPDAILDYTLREVDKV; this is translated from the exons ATGGGCACCTCCAAGCTCTACACCCTGGTGCTGGTCCTTCAGCCTCAGCGAGTGCTCCTCGGCATGAAGAAACGAGGCTTCGGGGCTGGCCGGTGGAATGGCTTCGGGGGCAAAGTTGAGGACGGAGAGACCATCGAGGAGGGGGCCAAGAG GGAGCTGCAGGAGGAGAGTGGTCTGACGGTGGACACGCTGCAGAAGGTGGGCCAGATCATGTTCGAGTTTGTGGGTGAGCCTGAGCTCATGGAAGTGCACATCTTCTGCACAGACAGTGTCCAGGGGACACCCACGGAGAGTGATG AAATGCGCCCTCAGTGGTTCCAGCTGGACCAAATCCCCTTCAGCAACATGTGGCCAGATGACAGCTACTGGTTTCCCCTTCTGCTTCAGGGGAAGAAATTCCTTGGGTACTTCAAGTTCCGTGGTCCAGACGCCATCCTGGACTACACACTACGTGAGGTGGACAAAGTCTAG
- the MRM2 gene encoding rRNA methyltransferase 2, mitochondrial isoform X1, which produces MARSLKLVRVSLQRQGFHAAGSTFKGRTGVEHLWLMRHLKDPFVKAAKVESYRCRSAFKLLEVNEKHRILQPGFRVLDCGAAPGAWSQVAVRKVNAAGTDPSAPVGFVLGVDLLHIFPLEGATFLCPADVTDPRTFQRVRELLPGGRADVILSDMAPNASGIRGLDHDRLISLCLSLLDMAADVLRPDGTLLCKMWAGSQSRRFQERLAGEFQRVRTVKPEASRRESSEVYLLATQYQRAQGSGKD; this is translated from the exons ATGGCGCG GTCCTTGAAGCTGGTGCGAGTGTCCCTCCAGCGCCAGGGGTTCCACGCTGCTGGGAGTACCTTCAAGGGTCGGACTGGTGTGGAGCACCTGTGGCTGATGCGGCACTTGAAGGACCCATTTGTGAAAGCTGCCAAGGTGGAGAGTTACCGGTGTCGAAGTGCCTTCAAGCTTCTGGAGGTGAACGAGAAGCACCGGATCCTGCAGCCTGGCTTCCGGGTGTTAGACTGTGGGGCAGCACCGGGGGCGTGGAGCCAGGTGGCAGTGCGGAAAGTCAACGCTGCAGGCACAG ATCCCAGTGCTCCTGTTGGCTTTGTGCTTGGGGTAGATCTTCTGCACATATTTCCCCTGGAAGGAGCAACGTTTCTGTGTCCTGCTGATGTCACTGACCCGAGAACCTTCCAGAGAGTCCGAGAGCTGCTTCCTGGAGGGAGAGCAGATGTCATTCTGAGTGACATGGCGCCCAACGCCTCAGGGATCCGGGGCCTTGATCACGACAGGCTCATCAGCCTGTGTTTGTCGCTTCTGGATATGGCTGCGGACGTCCTGCGCCCTGATGGAACATTACTCTGTAAAATGTGGGCTGGCAGTCAGAGCCGTCGCTTTCAGGAGAGGCTGGCAGGGGAATTCCAGCGTGTGAGGACGGTGAAGCCTGAGGCCAGCAGGAGAGAATCCTCAGAGGTGTACCTCTTGGCCACGCAGTACCAAAGAGCGCAGGGTTCTGGGAAAGACTGA
- the MRM2 gene encoding rRNA methyltransferase 2, mitochondrial isoform X2, with product MGLRGGTAGWGAGEVTAGGEEGAARRPAGEVELRKSTAGLKAVASDLRERSLKLVRVSLQRQGFHAAGSTFKGRTGVEHLWLMRHLKDPFVKAAKVESYRCRSAFKLLEVNEKHRILQPGFRVLDCGAAPGAWSQVAVRKVNAAGTDPSAPVGFVLGVDLLHIFPLEGATFLCPADVTDPRTFQRVRELLPGGRADVILSDMAPNASGIRGLDHDRLISLCLSLLDMAADVLRPDGTLLCKMWAGSQSRRFQERLAGEFQRVRTVKPEASRRESSEVYLLATQYQRAQGSGKD from the exons ATGGGCCTGCGAGGCGGCACTGCAG GTTGGGGGGCGGGCGAGGTGACCGCAGGTGGAGAAGAGGGGGCGGCGAGGCGGCCTGCAGGTGAGGTGGAACTTAGGAAGAGCACCGCTGGCCTGAAGGCTGTGGCATCCGACTTGCGAGAAAG GTCCTTGAAGCTGGTGCGAGTGTCCCTCCAGCGCCAGGGGTTCCACGCTGCTGGGAGTACCTTCAAGGGTCGGACTGGTGTGGAGCACCTGTGGCTGATGCGGCACTTGAAGGACCCATTTGTGAAAGCTGCCAAGGTGGAGAGTTACCGGTGTCGAAGTGCCTTCAAGCTTCTGGAGGTGAACGAGAAGCACCGGATCCTGCAGCCTGGCTTCCGGGTGTTAGACTGTGGGGCAGCACCGGGGGCGTGGAGCCAGGTGGCAGTGCGGAAAGTCAACGCTGCAGGCACAG ATCCCAGTGCTCCTGTTGGCTTTGTGCTTGGGGTAGATCTTCTGCACATATTTCCCCTGGAAGGAGCAACGTTTCTGTGTCCTGCTGATGTCACTGACCCGAGAACCTTCCAGAGAGTCCGAGAGCTGCTTCCTGGAGGGAGAGCAGATGTCATTCTGAGTGACATGGCGCCCAACGCCTCAGGGATCCGGGGCCTTGATCACGACAGGCTCATCAGCCTGTGTTTGTCGCTTCTGGATATGGCTGCGGACGTCCTGCGCCCTGATGGAACATTACTCTGTAAAATGTGGGCTGGCAGTCAGAGCCGTCGCTTTCAGGAGAGGCTGGCAGGGGAATTCCAGCGTGTGAGGACGGTGAAGCCTGAGGCCAGCAGGAGAGAATCCTCAGAGGTGTACCTCTTGGCCACGCAGTACCAAAGAGCGCAGGGTTCTGGGAAAGACTGA